A single genomic interval of Oenanthe melanoleuca isolate GR-GAL-2019-014 chromosome 13, OMel1.0, whole genome shotgun sequence harbors:
- the MAML1 gene encoding mastermind-like protein 1 isoform X1, which translates to MVLPPCPMAEFVVPRHSAVMERLRRRIELCRRHHSACESRYQAVSPERLELERQQTFALHQRCLQAKAKRAGKHRQPPPAPPPPAPPPPAAAAGSAERSGANGLDGEAASAEQQHGRSSALIAQLHETVKRKLDSAASPQNGDQQNGYGDVFSVSKKLRREDGLGVSGSSNGMPPVSPLHHLDKKSGAGDTLQLNGKHPMGLDGINKKCLPDSSLQMNGGGDADDSFPLSLNKELKQEPVDELPCMNPVAGGSISQNNLMPDLNLNEQEWKELIEELNRSVPDEDMKDLFNDDFEDKKDADSSNSAAQTPLPQDINIKTEFSPAPFEQEQLGSPQVRSTSSGSAFIGAPSVPVSAASTTVSSSQAMFQPSSQSMTENPNQPMMQASNHSQNIQRPVLLPGKCAGSAKEMSSAHQLQQIAAKQKRDQMLQNQQQASQVHQTNQMSTWPQSGSSHSPLGVPYTMENPTSPSVYQPDFNNQKLMMPNLGNKSSPRAGGNYHVNILGHQQNSLNQNPVNSQGSMLDYGNTKPLSHYKAECEQGVAVPGQNKTPMLAYIQQRQQPPLSHVGDDQNGMILLKPKSGNITYRLPHGQDQNPAATVPRVPVSVSGPGVGAQAPNVSMAGNHSNSAYQQQAAVMKQHQMLMDQQKQREQQQKHLLMEQQKQQFLMEQRQQHLLAEQEKQRQEQQLQRHLTRPPPQYQDQPQNPYQQQVGQFTGSSSAMPGVSNLGQSSSGSPRMFPQSQNMIQMGPGHAAVAPLQSGSSQQERGVSQYPGMQSMQRGGLYNLAPGMTPMVAQHTAPSANGQSPMQRQGSLGQGAAVPAAYGQNTLPNSSISQQHNKGALNPTLSKPQMARVPAAMGAQNPSWQHQGIPNINNQTQANSGLGPFTSNSSFHMQQTHLKMSNQQFAQGMPQVSLSTSRPMSSMNAAVSGQMLSSSLGAQPRTNPPAQQQVPSQQVLPAMNQTVPDLNAFNQNPNQQIPNRGNLHCSQGYPVRTTSQELPFAYSGQSGNNGLQNLTGDTDLIDSLLKNRTSEEWMNDLDELLGTH; encoded by the exons ATGGTGCTGCCCCCCTGCCCCATGGCGGAGTTCGTAGTTCCGCGGCACAGCGCGGTGATGGAGCGGCTCCGCCGGCGCATCGAGCTCTGCCGGCGGCACCACAGCGCCTGCGAGTCCCGCTACCAGGCCGTGTCCCCGGAGCGCCTGGAGCTGGAGCGCCAGCAAACCTTCGCCCTGCACCAGCGCTGCCTGCAGGCCAAGGCCAAGCGGGCCGGCAAACACCGGCAGCCgcccccggcgccgccgccgcccgcgccccctccgcccgccgccgccgcggggaGCGCCGAGAGGAGCGGAGCCAACGGGCTGGACGGTGAGGCGGCGAGCGCAGAGCAGCAGCACGGCCGCAGCAGCGCCCTGATCGCG cagcTCCATGAGACTGTGAAAAGAAAGCTTGATAGTGCTGCTTCCCCTCAGAATGGAGACCAGCAGAATGGCTATGGTGATGTGTTTTCTGTGTCCAAGAAACTGCGTCGTGAGGATGGTCTGGGAGTGAGTGGTTCTTCCAATGGAATGCCCCCTGTGTCTCCACTCCATCATCTTGACAAGAAATCTGGTGCTGGTGATACCTTACAACTTAATGGGAAACATCCAATGGGGCTTGATGGCATCAACAAGAAGTGTCTTCCAGATTCCAGCCTGCAGATGAATGGAGGTGGTGATGCTGATGATTCATTTCCTCTGAGTTTGAACAAAGAGCTGAAGCAGGAGCCTGTAGATGAACTTCCCTGTATGAATCCTGTTGCAGGGGGTTCTATATCTCAGAATAACCTGATGCCTGATCTTAATCTAAATGAGCAAGAATGGAAGGAACTTATTGAGGAGCTCAATAGATCAGTGCCCGATGAAGACATGAAGGATCTGTTTAATGATGACTTTGAAGACAAAAAAGATGCAGATTCTTCCAATTCAGCTGCACAGACTCCATTGCCACAAGATATTAACATAAAGACTGAGTTTTCCCCAGCACCCTTTGAACAAGAACAGCTGGGATCTCCCCAGGTTAGATCCACTTCTTCAGGTTCAGCATTTATTGGTGCTCCTTCTGTACCTGTAAGTGCCGCTTCTACAACGGTTAGTAGTTCTCAGGCTATGTTCCAGCCTTCCAGTCAGTCAATGACTGAAAATCCTAATCAGCCCATGATGCAGGCATCAAACCACTCTCAGAACATCCAGAGGCCTGTGTTGTTACCTGGGAAGTGTGCAGGAAGTGCCAAAGAAATGTCATCTGCTCATCAACTTCAGCAGATTGCAGCCAAGCAGAAGAGAGATCAGATGTTGCAGAACCAGCAACAAGCTTCACAAGTCCACCAAACAAATCAGATGTCAACGTGGCCACAGTCTGGGTCTTCCCATAGTCCACTGGGTGTCCCATATACCATGGAAAATCCTACTAGCCCATCTGTTTATCAACCAGACTTCAACAATCAGAAACTCATGATGCCTAATTTGGGAAATAAAAGCTCACCGAGAGCTGGAGGCAATTATCATGTGAACATTTTGGGTCATCAGCAAAACAGCTTGAACCAGAACCCTGTGAATAGTCAAGGCTCTATGCTGGACTATGGGAACACCAAACCTCTTTCCCATTACAAAGCAGAGTGTGAgcagggggtggcagtgcctgggcagAACAAGACTCCCATGCTGGCATACAtccagcagcgccagcagccACCACTGTCCCACGTAGGTGACGACCAAAATGGGATGATCCTGTTGAAACCCAAGTCTGGAAACATCACCTACCGACTGCCACATGGTCAG GATCAGAACCCTGCTGCTACTGTTCCTCGTGTTCCTGTTTCTGTCTCGGGCCCTGGAGTGGGTGCCCAGGCTCCAAATGTCTCCATGGCAGGTAACCACAGCAACTCAGCTTatcagcagcaagcagcagtgaTGAAGCAACACCAAATGCTGATGGAccagcagaagcagagagagcagcaaCAAAAGCACCTGCTCATGGAGCAACAGAAGCAGCAGTTCCTAATGgaacagaggcagcagcattTGCTGGCAGAACAG GAGAAACAgcggcaggagcagcagctgcagcggCATCTGACACGGCCTCCTCCCCAGTACCAGGATCAACCACAGAATCCATACCAGCAGCAGGTTGGACAGTTCACAG GGTCATCTTCAGCCATGCCTGGGGTCAGTAATTTAGGACAGTCCAGCTCCGGTAGTCCCCGGATGTTTCCTCAGAGCCAGAACATGATTCAGATGGGACCTGGGCACGCTGCTGTTGCTCCCCTGCAGTCAGGCTCCAGCCAGCAGGAGCGGGGGGTGTCCCAGTACCCCGGCATGCAGAGCATGCAGCGCGGGGGGCTGTACAACCTGGCGCCTGGCATGACCCCGATGGTTGCGCAGCACACGGCTCCCAGTGCCAATGGACAGAGCCCGATGCAGAGACAGGGCAGCCTGGGCCAGGGcgctgctgttcctgctgcctaCGGCCAGAACACCTTACCAAACTCTAGTATTTCTCAGCAGCACAACAAAGGTGCACTGAATCCAACCTTATCTAAGCCACAGATGGCAAGAGTACCAGCTGCTATGGGGGCTCAAAATCCATCTTGGCAGCACCAAGGTATCCCTAACATTAACAACCAGACGCAAGCAAACAGTGGCTTAGGACCATTTACTTCCAACTCCTCTTTCCACATGCAGCAAACACATCTAAAGATGTCCAACCAGCAGTTTGCCCAGGGAATGCCTCAGGTAAGCCTAAGCACCAGCAGGCCCATGAGCTCAATGAACGCTGCCGTCTCTGGGCAGATGCTGTCATCCTCTTTGGGAGCACAGCCTCGGACAAACCCACCCGCACAGCAGCAGGTACCCTCACAGCAAGTCTTGCCTGCCATGAACCAGACTGTTCCAGACCTGAATGCTTTCAACCAGAACCCAAATCAGCAAATTCCCAACAGAGGAAACCTGCACTGTAGCCAAGGGTACCCTGTGAGGACGACCAGTCAGGAGCTGCCTTTTGCCTACAGCGGCCAGTCAGGCAATAATGGACTTCAGAACTTAACTGGTGACACAGATCTGATAGACTCTTTACTGAAAAACAGGACTTCAGAGGAGTGGATGAACGATTTGGATGAGTTGTTAGGAACTCATTAA
- the MAML1 gene encoding mastermind-like protein 1 isoform X2 — MVLPPCPMAEFVVPRHSAVMERLRRRIELCRRHHSACESRYQAVSPERLELERQQTFALHQRCLQAKAKRAGKHRQPPPAPPPPAPPPPAAAAGSAERSGANGLDGEAASAEQQHGRSSALIALHETVKRKLDSAASPQNGDQQNGYGDVFSVSKKLRREDGLGVSGSSNGMPPVSPLHHLDKKSGAGDTLQLNGKHPMGLDGINKKCLPDSSLQMNGGGDADDSFPLSLNKELKQEPVDELPCMNPVAGGSISQNNLMPDLNLNEQEWKELIEELNRSVPDEDMKDLFNDDFEDKKDADSSNSAAQTPLPQDINIKTEFSPAPFEQEQLGSPQVRSTSSGSAFIGAPSVPVSAASTTVSSSQAMFQPSSQSMTENPNQPMMQASNHSQNIQRPVLLPGKCAGSAKEMSSAHQLQQIAAKQKRDQMLQNQQQASQVHQTNQMSTWPQSGSSHSPLGVPYTMENPTSPSVYQPDFNNQKLMMPNLGNKSSPRAGGNYHVNILGHQQNSLNQNPVNSQGSMLDYGNTKPLSHYKAECEQGVAVPGQNKTPMLAYIQQRQQPPLSHVGDDQNGMILLKPKSGNITYRLPHGQDQNPAATVPRVPVSVSGPGVGAQAPNVSMAGNHSNSAYQQQAAVMKQHQMLMDQQKQREQQQKHLLMEQQKQQFLMEQRQQHLLAEQEKQRQEQQLQRHLTRPPPQYQDQPQNPYQQQVGQFTGSSSAMPGVSNLGQSSSGSPRMFPQSQNMIQMGPGHAAVAPLQSGSSQQERGVSQYPGMQSMQRGGLYNLAPGMTPMVAQHTAPSANGQSPMQRQGSLGQGAAVPAAYGQNTLPNSSISQQHNKGALNPTLSKPQMARVPAAMGAQNPSWQHQGIPNINNQTQANSGLGPFTSNSSFHMQQTHLKMSNQQFAQGMPQVSLSTSRPMSSMNAAVSGQMLSSSLGAQPRTNPPAQQQVPSQQVLPAMNQTVPDLNAFNQNPNQQIPNRGNLHCSQGYPVRTTSQELPFAYSGQSGNNGLQNLTGDTDLIDSLLKNRTSEEWMNDLDELLGTH; from the exons ATGGTGCTGCCCCCCTGCCCCATGGCGGAGTTCGTAGTTCCGCGGCACAGCGCGGTGATGGAGCGGCTCCGCCGGCGCATCGAGCTCTGCCGGCGGCACCACAGCGCCTGCGAGTCCCGCTACCAGGCCGTGTCCCCGGAGCGCCTGGAGCTGGAGCGCCAGCAAACCTTCGCCCTGCACCAGCGCTGCCTGCAGGCCAAGGCCAAGCGGGCCGGCAAACACCGGCAGCCgcccccggcgccgccgccgcccgcgccccctccgcccgccgccgccgcggggaGCGCCGAGAGGAGCGGAGCCAACGGGCTGGACGGTGAGGCGGCGAGCGCAGAGCAGCAGCACGGCCGCAGCAGCGCCCTGATCGCG cTCCATGAGACTGTGAAAAGAAAGCTTGATAGTGCTGCTTCCCCTCAGAATGGAGACCAGCAGAATGGCTATGGTGATGTGTTTTCTGTGTCCAAGAAACTGCGTCGTGAGGATGGTCTGGGAGTGAGTGGTTCTTCCAATGGAATGCCCCCTGTGTCTCCACTCCATCATCTTGACAAGAAATCTGGTGCTGGTGATACCTTACAACTTAATGGGAAACATCCAATGGGGCTTGATGGCATCAACAAGAAGTGTCTTCCAGATTCCAGCCTGCAGATGAATGGAGGTGGTGATGCTGATGATTCATTTCCTCTGAGTTTGAACAAAGAGCTGAAGCAGGAGCCTGTAGATGAACTTCCCTGTATGAATCCTGTTGCAGGGGGTTCTATATCTCAGAATAACCTGATGCCTGATCTTAATCTAAATGAGCAAGAATGGAAGGAACTTATTGAGGAGCTCAATAGATCAGTGCCCGATGAAGACATGAAGGATCTGTTTAATGATGACTTTGAAGACAAAAAAGATGCAGATTCTTCCAATTCAGCTGCACAGACTCCATTGCCACAAGATATTAACATAAAGACTGAGTTTTCCCCAGCACCCTTTGAACAAGAACAGCTGGGATCTCCCCAGGTTAGATCCACTTCTTCAGGTTCAGCATTTATTGGTGCTCCTTCTGTACCTGTAAGTGCCGCTTCTACAACGGTTAGTAGTTCTCAGGCTATGTTCCAGCCTTCCAGTCAGTCAATGACTGAAAATCCTAATCAGCCCATGATGCAGGCATCAAACCACTCTCAGAACATCCAGAGGCCTGTGTTGTTACCTGGGAAGTGTGCAGGAAGTGCCAAAGAAATGTCATCTGCTCATCAACTTCAGCAGATTGCAGCCAAGCAGAAGAGAGATCAGATGTTGCAGAACCAGCAACAAGCTTCACAAGTCCACCAAACAAATCAGATGTCAACGTGGCCACAGTCTGGGTCTTCCCATAGTCCACTGGGTGTCCCATATACCATGGAAAATCCTACTAGCCCATCTGTTTATCAACCAGACTTCAACAATCAGAAACTCATGATGCCTAATTTGGGAAATAAAAGCTCACCGAGAGCTGGAGGCAATTATCATGTGAACATTTTGGGTCATCAGCAAAACAGCTTGAACCAGAACCCTGTGAATAGTCAAGGCTCTATGCTGGACTATGGGAACACCAAACCTCTTTCCCATTACAAAGCAGAGTGTGAgcagggggtggcagtgcctgggcagAACAAGACTCCCATGCTGGCATACAtccagcagcgccagcagccACCACTGTCCCACGTAGGTGACGACCAAAATGGGATGATCCTGTTGAAACCCAAGTCTGGAAACATCACCTACCGACTGCCACATGGTCAG GATCAGAACCCTGCTGCTACTGTTCCTCGTGTTCCTGTTTCTGTCTCGGGCCCTGGAGTGGGTGCCCAGGCTCCAAATGTCTCCATGGCAGGTAACCACAGCAACTCAGCTTatcagcagcaagcagcagtgaTGAAGCAACACCAAATGCTGATGGAccagcagaagcagagagagcagcaaCAAAAGCACCTGCTCATGGAGCAACAGAAGCAGCAGTTCCTAATGgaacagaggcagcagcattTGCTGGCAGAACAG GAGAAACAgcggcaggagcagcagctgcagcggCATCTGACACGGCCTCCTCCCCAGTACCAGGATCAACCACAGAATCCATACCAGCAGCAGGTTGGACAGTTCACAG GGTCATCTTCAGCCATGCCTGGGGTCAGTAATTTAGGACAGTCCAGCTCCGGTAGTCCCCGGATGTTTCCTCAGAGCCAGAACATGATTCAGATGGGACCTGGGCACGCTGCTGTTGCTCCCCTGCAGTCAGGCTCCAGCCAGCAGGAGCGGGGGGTGTCCCAGTACCCCGGCATGCAGAGCATGCAGCGCGGGGGGCTGTACAACCTGGCGCCTGGCATGACCCCGATGGTTGCGCAGCACACGGCTCCCAGTGCCAATGGACAGAGCCCGATGCAGAGACAGGGCAGCCTGGGCCAGGGcgctgctgttcctgctgcctaCGGCCAGAACACCTTACCAAACTCTAGTATTTCTCAGCAGCACAACAAAGGTGCACTGAATCCAACCTTATCTAAGCCACAGATGGCAAGAGTACCAGCTGCTATGGGGGCTCAAAATCCATCTTGGCAGCACCAAGGTATCCCTAACATTAACAACCAGACGCAAGCAAACAGTGGCTTAGGACCATTTACTTCCAACTCCTCTTTCCACATGCAGCAAACACATCTAAAGATGTCCAACCAGCAGTTTGCCCAGGGAATGCCTCAGGTAAGCCTAAGCACCAGCAGGCCCATGAGCTCAATGAACGCTGCCGTCTCTGGGCAGATGCTGTCATCCTCTTTGGGAGCACAGCCTCGGACAAACCCACCCGCACAGCAGCAGGTACCCTCACAGCAAGTCTTGCCTGCCATGAACCAGACTGTTCCAGACCTGAATGCTTTCAACCAGAACCCAAATCAGCAAATTCCCAACAGAGGAAACCTGCACTGTAGCCAAGGGTACCCTGTGAGGACGACCAGTCAGGAGCTGCCTTTTGCCTACAGCGGCCAGTCAGGCAATAATGGACTTCAGAACTTAACTGGTGACACAGATCTGATAGACTCTTTACTGAAAAACAGGACTTCAGAGGAGTGGATGAACGATTTGGATGAGTTGTTAGGAACTCATTAA
- the CANX gene encoding calnexin, with protein MELKWLCVTLLALGILAVQAHDMDEDNDADDVVDIEDDLDDGMEEVEESKSETSSPPPAPKVTYRPPVPTGEVYFAESFDKGTLDGWILSRAKKDDTDDEIAKYDGKWEVQDMKETKLPGDKGLVMVTRAKHHAISSKLSKPFVFDTKPLIIQYEVNFQNGIECGGAYVKLLSKTPELNLDQFHDKTPYTIMFGPDKCGEDYKLHFIFRHKNPKTGKYEEKHAKRPDADLKNYFTDKKTHLYTLVLNPDNSFEILVDQTVVNSGNLLNDMSPPVNPPREIEDPNDQKPEDWDERPKIPDPDAVKPDDWDEDAPAKIADENAVKPEGWLDDEPEYVADPDAEKPEDWDEDMDGEWEAPQIANPKCEAAPGCGTWQRPMIDNPNYKGKWKPPMIDNMNYQGIWKPRKIPNPDFFEDLEPFKMTPFSAVGLELWSMTSDIFFDNFIICTERAVADDWASDGWGLKKAADGAAEPGVVGQMMAAAEERPWLWVVYILTVALPVFLVVLFCCSGKKQPSAAEYKKTDAPQPDVVDDEKEEKDKGEKEEEEEEEDASEEKLEKQKSDADLGSASQEEEEEEEEEDRKPASEEEETVNRSPRNRKPRKD; from the exons ATGGAGCTGAAATGGCTGTGTGTGACCCTGCTAGCCCTTGGGATCCTTGCTGTCCAGGCACATGATATGGATGAAGATAATGATGCTGATGATGTAGTTGATATTGAGGATGACTTGGATGATGGTATGGAGGAGGTAGAAGAGTCAAAGTCTGAAACAAGCagtcctcctccagctccaaag GTTACTTACAGGCCCCCTGTCCCAACTGGTGAAGTGTATTTTGCGGAATCTTTTGATAAAGGAACTCTGGATGG ATGGATTCTTTCCAGAGCCAAGAAAGATGATACAGATGATGAGATTGCCAAATATGATG GTAAATGGGAGGTCCAAGACATGAAAGAAACGAAGCTTCCAGGGGACAAAGGTCTTGTAATGGTAACCCGAGCTAAGCATCATGCAATTTCATCTAAACTTTCCAAGCCATTTGTGTTTGATACCAAACCCCTTATTATACA GTATGAAGTAAACTTCCAAAATGGAATTGAGTGTGGTGGGGCCTATGTGAAATTGCTTTCAAAAACCCCTGAGTTGAACCTG GATCAGTTCCATGACAAAACTCCATATACAATAATGTTTGGCCCTGACAAATGTGGAGAGGACTATAAATTGCACTTCATCTTCCGGCACAAAAACCCAAAGACTGGCAAATACGAGGAGAAGCACGCAAAGCGTCCAGATGCAGATCTGAAGAATTACTTTACTGATAAGAAGACTCATCTTTACACTCTAG TCTTGAATCCTGACAATAGTTTTGAGATACTGGTCGATCAAACAGTTGTCAACAGTGGGAATCTGCTAAATGATATGTCTCCTCCTGTAAATCCACCCCGAGAGATTGAGGACCCAAATGACCAGAAGCCTGAAGACTGGGATGAGAGACCAAAAATCCCTGACCCAGATGCTGTTAAACCAGATGACTG GGACGAGGATGCTCCTGCAAAGATCGCAGATGAAAATGCTGTGAAACCAGAAGGTTGGCTGGATGATGAGCCAGAATATGTAGCAGACCCTGATGCTGAGAAACCTGAAGATTG GGATGAAGATATGGATGGTGAATGGGAGGCACCTCAGATTGCAAATCCTAAATgtgaggcagctcctggctgtggtACCTGGCAGCGCCCAATGATTGACAATCCAAACTACAAAGGCAAATGGAAACCTCCTATGATTGATAATATGAACTATCAG GGTATATGGAAACCTAGAAAGATCCCAAACCCAGATTTTTTTGAAGACTTGGAACCTTTCAAGATGACTCCCTTCAGTGCTGTGGGACTTGAGTTATGGTCCATGACATCAGACATCTTTTTTGACAACTTTATCATCTGTACTGAAAGAGCTGTGGCTGATGATTGGGCTAGTGATGGATGGGGACTTAAGAAGGCAGCTGAtggtgctgcagag CCTGGTGTTGTGGGCCAGATGATGGCAGCTGCTGAAGAGCGTCCCTGGCTTTGGGTAGTCTACATCCTCACTGTGGCTTTGCCAGTGTTCCTTGTTgtccttttctgctgttctggGAAG AAACAGCCAAGTGCTGCAGAATACAAGAAGACTGATGCTCCTCAGCCTGATGTGGTGGATgatgagaaagaagaaaaagataaaggggaaaaagaagaggaggaggaagaggaggacgCAAGTGAGGAAAAGCTTG agaagcagaaaagtgaTGCTGATCTAGGAAGTGCTAGtcaagaggaagaagaagaggaggaggaagaagacaGGAAACCTGCATCAGAG GAGGAGGAAACTGTGAATAGATCGCCCAGAAACAGAAAGCCAAGGAAAGATTGA